The Sulfurospirillum deleyianum DSM 6946 nucleotide sequence GTATCTTGATAGCCTTGCTCGAAAGCTCATTCATCTTAAATACGCCTATGCCCAAACAGAGATTTATGTCGATTGTACGCTCTCTTCAAGTGCGAGTTTGTCGCATCACGATATATTTTCAAAAGTCAATATGGCGCTGAAATATGCGAAAAAACAGCAACTCAAATATTGGATTTATGAAGACAGTATGAGTTTTTCTCAGGAGTATGAAACCAACCTCAAATACGCCACAAAAGTGCGTAAAGCCATTGTCGATTCTTCGGGTATTGTGCCGTATTTTCAGCCAATTATTGATAATAAAACCAATGAAATTGTAAAGTTTGAAGCGCTCTCTCGTTTGATTGATGAAGAGGGGCGGATTCATAACCCGAATCATTTTATTCCTGTGGCAAAAACGATTAAAGTCTATGACAAAATTACGATGACTATCATCGAGAAAAGCTTTGAGGTTTTTCAAAGTTATCCTTTTGATTTTAGTGTCAATCTTTCGTTTGAAGATATTATTAACCCAGAAATTTGTGATTTTATTATCGATAAATTAACCACTTCTAAAATTGGGCATCGAGTGACATTTGAGCTTTTAGAGTCAGAAAAAGTGGAAGATTTCAATAAAGTCATACTCTTTTTTTATGAAATCAAGCGCTACGGTGCAAAAGTTGCCATTGATGATTTTGGGAGTGGATTTTCCAATTTTTCCTATATCATCAAACTCAAACCAGATTTTATAAAAATTGATGGGAGTCTCATTAAAGAGCTTGATAAAGATAAAAATGCCCAAATTGTGGTAGAGACGATTGTAAGTTTTTCTAAAAAATTGGGTATTAAAACTGTCGCAGAGTTTGTTCATTCGAGTACGGTTTTATCGGCAGTCAAGCAATTAGGGATTGATTATTCGCAAGGATACTACATTGACATGCCTTCTCCATTTGTTCCCTAGTACACTTTACATGTAAAGATTTACGCAACTTCGCTATCCCACAGGATGCTCACACCATATTCTGGATCAGCAACGACGTATTTAAAATATTCACGTGTTCCTTTTTTCCCATGCAAACGCACTACAATTTGCCCCTCTTGAAGCAATGTTTTCATCTCCAACTCACTCAAACTTCGTTTGTTCCAGCGCAAGAGTGCATTGGAGTAAACTTGAAAACGGCACATTGAAGTAGCACTAAACACATAGTCATCGTTTACATCTCTCTCTTTAATGGCATGCTCACAATGGTAAAGATTTATTTTTTGACCTCTGGCGGTTATCTTTTGTGAAAGCACATTGCCACCACAAAAAGGGCATTTTCCTAAAATCATTTCTCACCTCACTGTTTTAATGCCCGTATCATAGCCCAGTAAAAAAGAGGCGATTAAAAATATTTCAAAATGAAAGAAAATAGATAAAAAAAGCTTTTTTCGCTACAATAGAAACACTAAAAAGTGGGAGTGTATTATGACAAGAGAGTTGATTTTGGACTACCTAAAAACACACAAACCCTTTTTGCAAGAACAGTTTAATGTCAAAAAAATAGGACTTTTTGGTAGCTACGCCAAAGAGCAACAAACCCCACAAAGTGACATTGACATCATTGTCGATATGCCCTCAAGTTTTGATAATTACTACGCACTCAAAGAACTCTTAGAAAAAGAGTTAGGTGCTAAAGTTGATTTGGGGCTTGAAAAGTCGATTCGTAAACTCATTAAAGAAAAAATTGCCCACGAAGTGCTTTATGTCTAATCGTGATATAAGCCTCTACATCGTCGATATTTTCATTGCTATCGACAAAATTTCCCGCTTTACATGTAAGATAAAAAATGGAGCTGAACTGCTCGTACATGAAATGGCATGGGATGCGTGCATCAGAGAGCTTGAGATCATCGGCGAAGCCACCAGAATACTCTTAAACAGCGGACTTCTTAAAAGCGAATACCGTCGCATCGTTGACTTTCGCAATCAAATCAGTCATGGTTATTTTGGCATTGATGAAGAGATCGTTTGGGATGTAATCGCACATAAATTACCTGAATATCAAGCAGAATTGGTCATGGTTGTTTCAAAAGAGAAGATTGCTCTTGTGGGTGCTATTGAACACGCTAAAGCAGAAAATGAGAAGAATGTGCAGGTTTTGAAGTTTTTAGAAATCTTGATGTTAGGATAATAATCATGGAACTTATAGAAATTAAAGAAAAATTGGCAGAACATTTAAATACAAAATTTTTAACAGCCCCTTATTTGTTCATAGGTTCAGGATTAAGTAAAAGATATTTAGGCTTGGAAAATTGGGAAGAATTATTGGCAAGATATTGCAAAATTGTAGAGAAACCATTTAGGTATTATAAAGATAGCTCTGAAGGTGATTTAGGAAAAGTTGCTTCTAACCTTTCAAGTGATTTCTTTGATGTTTGGTGGAAGAGTTCTGATTACAAAGATAGTCGTGAAGAATATGAAAAAATTGATGTTAAAATCGTTGATAAATCATTGCCTTTAAAATATGAAATAGCCCAATATCTCAAAACGGTAGATATTATAGATACGTTAAGTAAGTTAGATGACTCATTGAAAAGAGAGTTAGAACTTTTAAAAAAAGCTTCGGTAGATGGTATTATTACGACAAATTATGATTTATTAATAGAATCAATCTTTCCCGATTTTAAGCCTTTTATTGGGCAATCGGAGATGCTTTTTGGACGAAGCCATAATATAGCCGAGATTTATAAAATTCATGGATGTTGTTCAAAGTTTAATTCTTTAGTTTTAACCTATGAAGATTACGAAGATTTTAATTCAAGAAATAGTTACTTAGCTGCAAAGCTATTAACCACCTTTGTTGATCATCCTGTGATTTTTATGGGCTATAAGCTTGGTGATAAAAATATTAATGCCATTATTGAAGAAATTGTCAAAGCAATTGGTACAGAAAATGTCAGTAAATTACAAGATAGATTGATTTTTATCAAACGAGGTGAAAGTATTGATTTTGCACGTAGTTCACATACTGTTAATCACAGTATAATTTCAACGATTACAATTGAAACTAACTCTTTTATTCCTATTTTTGAAGCATTAGGCACAATTAAAAGAAAAGTTCCTGCAAAAATTGCACGCTTGTTCAAAGAACAATTTTATGAATTATCTGTGACCAATAATCCAAGTGAAAAACTTTGTGTTAGAGATATTGAGTCATTAAGTGATTCGAGTGATGTTGAATTTGCTATAGGAATAGGTGTTGCGACATCGGACAAAGGGTATAGATGTATTGACATTAAAGAGTTAATTGAAGATTTTCTAAATGATGATTTAGCCTTGAATGTAGAATATGTTCTTAAATACACTATTCCAAAAGCAAAGACACATGGAAGAAATAAAAGTATACCAATCTTTAAATATTTAAATGCTGATCATATAGATTCTGAAGAAAAGTATCAAAGTAAAAAGCAGTATTTTTCTACAGAGATTATTGACTTAGTAGAAAATGGTTTTTCAAATGCTACAGCAAATCCTGCGCAAAGAAAACTATCTTTGATTTTAGAATTAGATATTCAATGGGCTACAAAGTTAGCATATATTGCATCATTAAAGAAAGAAGAGATTATTAATGATCTTGATGAACTCTTAGCGCTATTAAAAGAGTTAAATAAAATAATTTGGTCAGCCGATCAGAATGCCATAAGTAATTTTAAAAGATTAGTTGCTATATATGATCGGTTAAAGTTTGCTTGGGATGAAAGAAAAAGATGATTAAATTTTACATGTAAGCTTATAAGCTTACATGTAAACTACAAAAATCTCTCCACAAATCTATCCAAACCTTCATCGTTCATCGCTCCACTGACACGTTCCACTTCTTTACCCTCTTTAAAGACAATTATGGTTGGAATCGAGCGGATTTTAAAGCGAGAGGCTAAAAATTGCTCAGCTTCGGTATCAACTTTGGCGAACAAAACACGAAGCGGGTAGGCACGTGCGGCTTGTTCAAACACAGGAGCGAACATTTTGCATGGTCCACACCACGGTGCCCAAAAATCGACAATGACGGGCACATCGGTACTTCTTAAAATGGCTTCTAAGTTATCACTACTGAGTGCGATAGGGTGCGGATCAAGCAAAGAGGCTTTGCATTTTCCGCAGTTGGCTTTTTTATAGACGTCTAATTTTGGAACATTATTGGTTGCTAAACAGTGTGAACAGATCACTTTCATTGCTTATCCTTTGGTTGCATAATCTTTTAGTGCTTTTAAAATTTCAGGTTCCAATGCCCACTCTTTTCCATCCACGGACATGACCGATTCTCGTTTAATGCCATCCACAGAGCCTTTGGAAACGATGAAGGCTAGGTACTGCTCAACCGCTTCAAACGAAGGTAGAAGGTTTACATGTAAAACCCGCTCAAGCTCGGCGATAAAGCCATATCCACCCCAATTTGATACGGAAGCAATCATGGGATAATCACACGCAATGACGCAATAGTCATTAAAATACTCTTTATCTTGAAGCGCTTTGGCAAAACTTCCCATACCCACTTCATTTCCCCCATCACCAATGCCAAAACTAGGAGCACCTTTACTGCCCAATTTAAAGAGTTCATCCACAGGTGCGGTAAACTCTTTCACCGAGACACCTCTGGCGTTGAGGTAATCGCCTTGTGCATTTTGACCGCAACGTTCAATAGAAAAGTGAGCAACGGGTTTGTACTCGTTTAAAAGCGCTTCATATTCGTTTACATGTAAGCCTGAAAGCGGAATATAAAGGGTTTCAATCTCAGGAAAATAGCCCTCACAAAAGGAATCCGTCACAATGACGGGTTTAAAGCCAATTTTTTCAAACGCTTTAGCTAAAAAGTACGTACCAATGGGACCATCGGTTTCAGCAAAGCCTGCGACGTAAAATCCTGTATAGATGAAAACTACACCTTTTTTAAGGTGTATAAAGGCATCGACTGCTGTTTTGGTGTGCTCAAAAGGAAACTGCGCTTGAATTTTGTCCATGTGGCGTGTGGAGTGTTGTAAAACAATCTCTTCAACGCTCTGAAATCTCTGCATAAAAATCCTTACATGTAAAAGTTGACGTTAAAAAATTGTACCTAAAATTTGCTACAATGTGTGCCAAAAAAAGGATGAAAATGTGTCCAAAAGAGCTTCGCGCTAAAATTGCCAAAGGTGAATTTACCCGTCCGACAGCAGGGGAGTGCCCTGGGTATATTCAGATGAATATGGTTGCTCTGCCTCGTGCGTATGCCAAAGAGTTTGAAGCCTTTGCTCGTGAAAATTCAAAAGCGATTCCCGTGCTTGAGGTGATTGAAGAGGGGCATGTTTCAAAACTCTTAGCTCCTGGGGCAAATATCTTAAATGAAATTCCCAAATACAACATTTTACGTGAGGGCGTTTTGGTGGAAACGGTAACGGACATAACGCCTTATTATACGCCTGATTTGGTCTTTTTTCTCATTGGATGTAGTTTCTCATTTGAGACTGCACTCATTGAAAACGGGATGCCTCTACGCCACGTGGATGAGCAAAAAAATGTGGCGATGTACCGCACCACTATTGCACTCAAGCCCGTGGGAGGCTTTAGCGGTGAAATGGTGGTGAGTATGCGCCCGATTAAAAAAGAAAAAGTCGCCGATGCGTGTGTCGTGACCAGTCATTTTCCTAGAATGCACGGTTCACCCATTCAAGTGGGCTATCCTGAGATGATAGGTATTAACGATGTTACACATCCTGATTATGGCGATGCTATTGTCATTAAAGAAGATGAAATTCCACTTTTTTGGCCGTGTGGTGTGACCCCTCAAAATGTGATTACACAGATGAAACTTCCTTTTGCCATCACGCATGCCCCTGGGCACATGTTTGTTACCGATAAAAAAGATAGCGAATATTATGAATAGATTGAGGTAATTTTTAGGTTTTTTTTGAAAAAAAATGATTATAATTTCGCTACGTTATAGTAAGGGTGTAGTGGCGGTGTTTGAATGAGAGTTCAGACGGTAAATGACCCTAGCGTTTTAGGGCTATTTTTTTGAACGAGAAAGAGATAATGACGGCTAACGAAGCAGTTTTAGAGATGCGTTACAGTGGCATTCCTGAGGAAGACATTGAAGAGATTCTTGAAATTTGCAAGAAAAAAGGGCTCACGCCTCAAAACCTTGATGGTGAGTTAGAAAAAAAAGGTTTTGATAAGGTATTTGAATTTGAATACGATGCGAGTGAGAGTTGGTTTGAGAGTGGCGTAAGTGCAACCGCTTCAAAATCTACGGTAAAACAGGCACCAGAAAAAGGAAAAAAAGCCAATGGCAAAACAACTACGTCAGATTATTGAAGAGTATTATGAAGTGGTTTGGAACGAGCAAAAGCTTGACCAAGCGCATCATTTTTTAAGCCCTACTATTAATTTTAGAGGCTCATTGGGTATGAAAGTAGAGGGTATTAATGGCTTTTGTGATTATGCCAAAATGCTTTTTGGTGCGTTTTCAAATCTGTACCATGTGATTGAAGATGTGGTCGTTGAAGGCGATAAAGCCGCTGTACGATTGGTTTACACAGGCTCACATACCGGCAAACTGTTTGGGTTTGAACCCACCGGAAATCGTATTCGTTACTCAGGGGCTTGTTTTTTCAAATTTGAAAATGATAAGATTGTTGATGCATGGGTTTTAGGTGATTTGAATGTACTTTATGGACAGTTGACTGCCTCAGACCATTAGTCTTTTTGATGCGCTTGATGTGTTTTAATCGAGTGAATGATTAAGGTTGTCACAATGATAGCACCGCCTAAGAGTGTATTTGGATGCGGTGCTTCCTTCAATAAAATCCAGACCCAAAATGGGGCAAGAACAGGTTCAATAATCGTTAAGAGGGCTACTTCTACTGAAGATAAGAATCTCGTTCCTATGCCTATGAACGCACGAGAAAGCGGTGTTAGAAAAGCTCCAACCCCTACAATAATACTCAGCGAATAACTATCTGGCAGAACAATAGGCGCACTCAGTGCGGCCAGACAAGAAGCCAAAAGCGCTCCCGTTCCAAAGCATGCGAGTCGATTTGCTTCTTTGTTGCGTTCTAAAATAGTTAGCATCGATACAAAAGAAAAAACACAGCCAAACGCGTAAAGATTGCCTTTCATATTGCCAAGAGCCACATCATGAAAGAGGATAAAACTCAATCCAATAAAAACAAAAAAGATAGCGATGAAAGTGCGCAAAGGCGTTTTTTGTTTGAAAAAGAGAAACCCAATTCCCGCACTAATCAGTGGTCCTGTACTTAAAATAAAAACAGCACTTGCCACACTGGTGTGCTTGATCGCCAGAATAAAAAAAAGATTACTCAGCGCAATACAAAAACCACTGGCAAAAATAATCAAAAAATCTTTTTTATAAAGCGCAAAAAAGGCTGTTTTGTGTTTCAAAAAAAGGGTGAGATTCATTGTCGTAAACATACATAAACCAAAGTAAAACGTAAAATTTTGAGCACTTACAAGGGTCATTTTAATAAGAGGGGATTCAAAACTCATCAAAATCATCCCCATTGCGGTAATGCCAAAAGCCTTTGCGTATGTCACTGGTTTACTTTGTTGTTTGTGTGCGAAAGTGAAGGTAGAGCTTTTCTATTTTTGTGCGTGCCCAAGGGGTTTTTCTAAAAAATTTCAAGCACGATTTGATGCTAGGATTTTCATGAAAGCAATTCATACGCATCATCTCATCAAGTTTCTCCCAACCATAGTGTGCGTGCAATTCACTCAACATCTTCTCTAAGGTAATGCCATGCAAAGGATTGTTTTTGTGTTCGTTTGGATTCATTGGTTCCTCAAAATAAGATTTACATGTAAGAAAATTCTTACATGTAAAAAGATTTAACTCTTCTTCTCAACCACAAGACCGGCATAACTTTGACATGTCGGCATAATTTCAATGCGATTGACATTAACATGCGCAGGAAGTTCTGCAAGGGTAAAAATAGTCTGAGCGATATCTTCTGCTAAAAGGGGTATGGTATTTTCATAGAGTTGGTGTGCTTTTTGCGTATCACCTTTAAAGCGTACATCTGAAAACTCTGTCTGTGAAAATCCAGGCTCAATGTTTGTTACACGCACATGTGTTCCTTTTAAATCGGTTCGAAGGTTCAGGGAAAACTGCTTGACAAACGCTTTGGTTGCACCATAAACATTGCCCCCTTCATACGGCCAACTGGCTGCTGTTGAGCTGAGGTTGAAAATATAGCCTGTTTTTCGTTTGACCATCGTAGGAAGTACGGCTTTAGTGACATATAAAAGCCCTTTGATGTTTGTGTCGATCATCTGTTCCCAATCTTCCAAATGCGCATCATTGGCTCTCTCTAAGCCCAATGCAAGTCCCGCATTATTGACCAAAATATCAATATTTTTATAGGCTTGAGGGAGCGAAGCAATGGCTTGAAAAACCTCTTCTTTATTTTGGACGTCAAAACACAAAGGTAAAATATCTGCGTGTGGAAGTTTTGCTTTTAATGCGTCTAATCGCTCACGTCTTCGACCTGTAATAATAACTTTATAACCTACCATAGCAAATTTGATTGCGGTTGCTTCTCCAAAACCTGATGTTGCACCTGTAATAAAAACAATTTTTGACATAGAAATCCTTTGTTTGAAATCTGTTGAAATGGAGTAAAAATGAAGAAAAATAATCTTTTCATGGTTATTTGAAAAAAACAGGAGAAGAGATTCTCCTGCGGATTATTGTATTTGCTCAATTTTTTCTTTATTAGCATTAACGCCTTCAGCATTTTTTTGAATATTGTTTTTGTTTTTATTGATTTCTTCACGATTGAGTTCAATCAAACGTGTAAGCTCATCAACCC carries:
- a CDS encoding EAL domain-containing protein; amino-acid sequence: MQKHLHKELSPSEKIEVLSRELELVQKSLVEQFYTDPLTRLPNLYKLRHDLEEDNNFTLILANIDNFKLLNDFYGFLVGDFVLESFAKSLQESQKEAVVYRIAGDEFALLIKEKMNFYLLKEYLDSLARKLIHLKYAYAQTEIYVDCTLSSSASLSHHDIFSKVNMALKYAKKQQLKYWIYEDSMSFSQEYETNLKYATKVRKAIVDSSGIVPYFQPIIDNKTNEIVKFEALSRLIDEEGRIHNPNHFIPVAKTIKVYDKITMTIIEKSFEVFQSYPFDFSVNLSFEDIINPEICDFIIDKLTTSKIGHRVTFELLESEKVEDFNKVILFFYEIKRYGAKVAIDDFGSGFSNFSYIIKLKPDFIKIDGSLIKELDKDKNAQIVVETIVSFSKKLGIKTVAEFVHSSTVLSAVKQLGIDYSQGYYIDMPSPFVP
- a CDS encoding nucleotidyltransferase family protein, giving the protein MTRELILDYLKTHKPFLQEQFNVKKIGLFGSYAKEQQTPQSDIDIIVDMPSSFDNYYALKELLEKELGAKVDLGLEKSIRKLIKEKIAHEVLYV
- a CDS encoding HepT-like ribonuclease domain-containing protein, whose amino-acid sequence is MSNRDISLYIVDIFIAIDKISRFTCKIKNGAELLVHEMAWDACIRELEIIGEATRILLNSGLLKSEYRRIVDFRNQISHGYFGIDEEIVWDVIAHKLPEYQAELVMVVSKEKIALVGAIEHAKAENEKNVQVLKFLEILMLG
- a CDS encoding SIR2 family NAD-dependent protein deacylase; the encoded protein is MELIEIKEKLAEHLNTKFLTAPYLFIGSGLSKRYLGLENWEELLARYCKIVEKPFRYYKDSSEGDLGKVASNLSSDFFDVWWKSSDYKDSREEYEKIDVKIVDKSLPLKYEIAQYLKTVDIIDTLSKLDDSLKRELELLKKASVDGIITTNYDLLIESIFPDFKPFIGQSEMLFGRSHNIAEIYKIHGCCSKFNSLVLTYEDYEDFNSRNSYLAAKLLTTFVDHPVIFMGYKLGDKNINAIIEEIVKAIGTENVSKLQDRLIFIKRGESIDFARSSHTVNHSIISTITIETNSFIPIFEALGTIKRKVPAKIARLFKEQFYELSVTNNPSEKLCVRDIESLSDSSDVEFAIGIGVATSDKGYRCIDIKELIEDFLNDDLALNVEYVLKYTIPKAKTHGRNKSIPIFKYLNADHIDSEEKYQSKKQYFSTEIIDLVENGFSNATANPAQRKLSLILELDIQWATKLAYIASLKKEEIINDLDELLALLKELNKIIWSADQNAISNFKRLVAIYDRLKFAWDERKR
- the trxC gene encoding thioredoxin TrxC, with protein sequence MKVICSHCLATNNVPKLDVYKKANCGKCKASLLDPHPIALSSDNLEAILRSTDVPVIVDFWAPWCGPCKMFAPVFEQAARAYPLRVLFAKVDTEAEQFLASRFKIRSIPTIIVFKEGKEVERVSGAMNDEGLDRFVERFL
- a CDS encoding DUF4392 domain-containing protein, which translates into the protein MQRFQSVEEIVLQHSTRHMDKIQAQFPFEHTKTAVDAFIHLKKGVVFIYTGFYVAGFAETDGPIGTYFLAKAFEKIGFKPVIVTDSFCEGYFPEIETLYIPLSGLHVNEYEALLNEYKPVAHFSIERCGQNAQGDYLNARGVSVKEFTAPVDELFKLGSKGAPSFGIGDGGNEVGMGSFAKALQDKEYFNDYCVIACDYPMIASVSNWGGYGFIAELERVLHVNLLPSFEAVEQYLAFIVSKGSVDGIKRESVMSVDGKEWALEPEILKALKDYATKG
- a CDS encoding putative hydro-lyase — translated: MKMCPKELRAKIAKGEFTRPTAGECPGYIQMNMVALPRAYAKEFEAFARENSKAIPVLEVIEEGHVSKLLAPGANILNEIPKYNILREGVLVETVTDITPYYTPDLVFFLIGCSFSFETALIENGMPLRHVDEQKNVAMYRTTIALKPVGGFSGEMVVSMRPIKKEKVADACVVTSHFPRMHGSPIQVGYPEMIGINDVTHPDYGDAIVIKEDEIPLFWPCGVTPQNVITQMKLPFAITHAPGHMFVTDKKDSEYYE
- a CDS encoding ester cyclase — encoded protein: MAKQLRQIIEEYYEVVWNEQKLDQAHHFLSPTINFRGSLGMKVEGINGFCDYAKMLFGAFSNLYHVIEDVVVEGDKAAVRLVYTGSHTGKLFGFEPTGNRIRYSGACFFKFENDKIVDAWVLGDLNVLYGQLTASDH
- a CDS encoding DMT family transporter → MTYAKAFGITAMGMILMSFESPLIKMTLVSAQNFTFYFGLCMFTTMNLTLFLKHKTAFFALYKKDFLIIFASGFCIALSNLFFILAIKHTSVASAVFILSTGPLISAGIGFLFFKQKTPLRTFIAIFFVFIGLSFILFHDVALGNMKGNLYAFGCVFSFVSMLTILERNKEANRLACFGTGALLASCLAALSAPIVLPDSYSLSIIVGVGAFLTPLSRAFIGIGTRFLSSVEVALLTIIEPVLAPFWVWILLKEAPHPNTLLGGAIIVTTLIIHSIKTHQAHQKD
- a CDS encoding VF530 family DNA-binding protein, with protein sequence MNPNEHKNNPLHGITLEKMLSELHAHYGWEKLDEMMRMNCFHENPSIKSCLKFFRKTPWARTKIEKLYLHFRTQTTK
- a CDS encoding SDR family oxidoreductase, which encodes MSKIVFITGATSGFGEATAIKFAMVGYKVIITGRRRERLDALKAKLPHADILPLCFDVQNKEEVFQAIASLPQAYKNIDILVNNAGLALGLERANDAHLEDWEQMIDTNIKGLLYVTKAVLPTMVKRKTGYIFNLSSTAASWPYEGGNVYGATKAFVKQFSLNLRTDLKGTHVRVTNIEPGFSQTEFSDVRFKGDTQKAHQLYENTIPLLAEDIAQTIFTLAELPAHVNVNRIEIMPTCQSYAGLVVEKKS